The DNA sequence GCCTGCTTCCGCCTCCAGCTTTGTCCTCGCCTCGCTGCCAAAATACGGGTGGATCGGTATAATCCCTTTGATCGAAACCTTGGTATAATTTTCTCCAACGAATTTTATTGCGATGTTGCCACCGGCGAGGAAAACACGGGATAGGTCGGCGATTAGGGGCATTTTAAGttggatttaattaagatgtttttaaatttttttgattaataTGTGATCTGGAATTTGTTGAAAGAGGTTTTGATGAGGGGAGATTAAAGTTTGTTGTGGTTAtggttaaaacttaaaagtagTTAATCATAGGTTGGATGCCGTTAATGCATTTGGATTGTGGGAGAGAAAAATGGAGAGAGGGTAAAATAATGTAAGTTGTGCGTTAAaatgctaacttttcttaagttgctaacttgttAACCCGtcaatgcagtgtattaaaaatgtcaatacgatcacattaaaatgtcaattcatatttgtgttgacatttttataaaCTGCGTTAgacatttaaatatcaatgtcaacataatttgttaaaatatcaacttcaatttatgttgacatttcagtatcatcgtgttgacatttttaatacattgcatTGACAggttagcaagttagcaacgGATCACACCTAAGTTCGTAAGtgtatttatttagttatatggattagtattttttaatattgatatttttctaataaCTTGGGAGTTGGGACGATGAATTTCttgatatatttaaacttCTAATAATatgaagataaataattaaataaaataatgtcaaaCTAATGAAAAAACTAGAATCTGGATAGATATTATGGCTGCGtattttgggttttattttaattgttgattaagatttaagaagatgatgatattaaatataaaaagaaacacTTTTGAAAATCTAAAATAGTCTAGTActctagaaaataaaagtataaagaTGTACAACGTGCTTTTgctcaaataaataaaagtggcATGAACGATGTGTGTGATCAAATGACATGAATGTGTTTGACATTGTGATAGTGTTGTCgaatattctttaattttaaatatttaattatactttaCTATTCGCAATgggaaaatataaatgtacaTGATTGTACATGTACataatatctttaaatttttatatttatgtgaatttaattaaaagttaattttgttatttattgtattatagTATGTAGCAATaagaaataagagagatataaattttatgttgaatCATAACATGATTTTGAGcttgatttgaattaattttacaatatttagtaagaaaatattgttttgcttaagtatacaaatattttagtaaaaatttaaatttttttccgaagtgttgcaaaatgattagtataaaatttattttaaatcaattaatgtttataaaacgATTTTCAATGTAAAGTGTTAAAAAAAGTTCGATTATGTAGTAGAATTATGTAAGTTTATCACTAACCATagtcataatttttatttgtataaaatttcatatatataaaataattaaatataaaataactaaaaaggGTCTTACCCGTAAAATCCCAAAATAGTACTGTACTTACCAATGATCAAAGTGATATAGAAATagtactgtttttttttttgtgtgtaatattattatttcagttacatatattatatcacGCCAATTCCATATGGTaatttgcataattaatactataataatttCCATAAAATCAGGATGTTTCCATTTTGTGTTGTTAATTTGTTAAGTTTGTGTTTAATTGATGTGCCATAATAGTTAACCCTAATCTCCGCTCGGACTTGGAAATACTATAAATCTATTCTAAAAGGAAATCAAATCGACTCTCAATCtttaacataaatattaataacagAAATGATATATAAAGACTCGCTATGAACAATCTGTTTGAGATATTATTGCATCTTCATGTTCGATCCCTCTTGAAATTCATAGGTCCACAAATCGTGGTATTACATCATTAATTCTCCACACTATTGTGCTCACAAATGGGCgcttttttttgtagtgtcgGCTGTTGCTTATATTTGATGCAGCTGGATATCTATGTTCTATTTTGAAGgatgaagaaaatataaatgggCTATCACTTCCAACTTTACAATATTTTACACTCCCTAAAAATCTTTGGATTTCGGCCTCAAAATAGTAATTTACTCTAACACCACATCCCTTCctatgtataattatatatacggCAACAATCTTGACTAAATAAAGATTTCGTCATTGAAATATATGagtatcaattaattttccaactttacaatattttactccctaaaattatactaccaatttttataatatcacAGACCCTATCAATAATTGGAAAGAGCGGTCGAAATATGGAAAGAATAGACTCTCAATAATTGATTGcatatatagagaaaaaagtataTGGAAATCAAGattagagataaaaaaaaaaaaaaaatcgaaatatGAAAAGAGCaataaccctaaccctaatcACCGCCGTTAATAGATATATAattctaatatatatatacattgcATAATTCCAACAATTTCATAGAAACACACAGCTATGAATATCGATGTGGTGTTTGAGATACTCTTGCATCTTCCTGTTCGATCCCTCTTGAGATTCATAGGTGTCCACAAATCGTGGTATTACATCATTAATTCTCCACAGTTTAGAAAATTGCACACCCTGCGCCGTAACAACAACAAAGATGAGGAGGTATATCTATGCTTTACTCCTTATTTCATTACTGGTCGTACACAAGTATCACTAAATCTCCTAGATAATGGGAAGTTATTGATGTGGTATTACTTTCAGCATAATGACGAAGGGTCAAAAGATGTATCTGTATCTAGGGCGGTTAAGGGTCTAGTCTGCATGAGTTCTCGTTATGCGTTAGACATTACAATATGCAATCCTTTTCTTGGTCAATTAAGGACTCTACCACTTTCTTCTTATGCTACTACTCACTCCCGGTATATTTATGATCATCATGTGGGACTGGGTTTCCACGAAGATTATAAAGTGGTATGGTTGCATCCGTGCTGGGAGCACAGTTGTTTACATGTCAATCTATATTCGGCAAGGACGAATTCTTGGAGGGAATTGAATTGTGATCAAGATTTGATCATCGAGAAACCCATAAAGTCGGTGTGCAAGAATGGATCCTTTGCACACTGGGAAGGGCGAAACAGAAGCGGTGAGAAGATTATATTAAGCTTTGATATGAAGAATGAAGTGTTTCGAACAATTACAATATCACGACTGGGTGACCATGTGCTTGATAATTACTTTTGGTTACATAAGGTTTTAGTTATTCTTGCAAAGGATGAGTGCTCTTTTGTTATCCTTGTTGTGGACAAATATAAGTTGAATGTTTATGAGTCGAGCGGTGAAGGAAGTGAGCTTATTTGGAATAATGTGAATAATGTGGACCTATATTCTTTTTGGAAGTGCGATTTTCGGGGGAGTGATGAGATTCCTTTTTGGAGGAATGATAATTGTGTGATTATCAGAGGTCGTACATCAAGAGAAGTGCTTTTGTATGATTACCGTGCTCGGAAATTCATCAGACAGTTCATGATGCTTGGGAGCTTGGCCACTGGTGATGATATCATTGAGTATGAAGGAAGCTTGATTTCTCCTTAGAAGTAGTATTAGTGATTTCtccttatatattttgtactattttctttctaatatgAGAATTTTTGTTTCCATCTACCAAAAAGTGATCCAATTAGTGTTTATAAAGATTAATTTGTGCTTAATGAAATAGAACTGCAAATCTGTTGAATAGGTTGATCATGGTTTTTTGGGTTTGATAATCTGCTCCAAAAGTAGCTGTTTgatcaacaaaacaaaattgcaaattctaaaaaacacattttttcaaagggccatgaatgaataaaattattgtgaaaataaaaataatcggCGTGGCTAAAATATAGGCCAAAGTTAACCCTATTTAATTCATCGCCGCCAGTTACATGTATGTTAGATGTTCacactagaaaataaaaatcaatcatcTAATCCAAAAAGGAATGAAATCGACTCTTAACAGAAATATAATAACAGAATTATACACTATAATAAATACAGCAAAtgtagataaataaaaagtgtaATTTACTTCAAATTTGTTGGCATTGAATACTGctccatataaattaaattaataatacaaaTGATTATGTAGtgtctaattaaataaaatatatggataATTATTTAGTGTTGATATTAACTGTATggatattatatattttgttaaaattataaaaaatatttaataaaaaaataattaaaaaaataattttaaaaataaataacaacaacaacaacaacaataataataataataataataataataatgataataataataataataataataataataatactaagatGATTaacaaactaattttattacattaattatttttaatatagcaTGAAAAAActtcataaacaaaatagacAAATGATTGTTGCATGttaaagcaattaaattaaaagttttataAACTAGAACTACAATTAAAGAAATGATAGTCAGTGTGAATTACTGTATCATTATGTCTTTTAAGTGGTATGATATATTCTATAAATTGGGgtcttattctaatgcttatagcaccctaatccaaaatcaagactaaatctccacccttgaattttaaaataagtggatgagattaaagctcacaaatctcaataaatagtagacaaaatatcaacaaaagggtaatatcgccattatgttatcatatgataattttcgtgggtgttttattatgtcaacattgtatattacaaatatcaacaatatgacattaaaatatcaatacaaggacaagaaaatatcaacacatttttatcaGGGATCGGACGTTTAGATAATATCGTGATTATTTTACCTCACAATATATCGAGCATTTTGTCACAGATTTGCTGATAAAAGTCAAGCTTATCAACACGCAATTCTAAAATCGggaatataatttatactaaatttcatcacccgaacatcgtcgaaacatatgcaattgagatctcaaggaatccttattaaattatctttaatttgatatattttttgtgaaaaaataatttaaattgagaaagttacgtaaatttaaagatttggtGATGATTTTGAGGATAGTAGAaaatagttagttataattactacatataggatttgactttaatacccttttaatttaattaataattatttaaatttaaaatatattacacatgacattatatcaaccacaagatcttctaatctaatgattgaaaattggtctcaatttgggattgataattagttagcaattgattacatcccttTTTATTTAACTGCTTATATACAGCTGTGTCTATTAGGTGGAaatgttatattgctaactcaatgcttaattgctaactacaactcaataatagccattagatattaaaattaaaggtctagatcattaaccacaaaatgtaaatacgatcaacaaaaaacgtcaataaagctatagaattaattccaataaaaatcaataggggtattaatgtcaagttagttataattaacttttaaaagaaattccaaaactttaaattcatataacatatatcaaattaaatataattttataaggattccaacgatatactacatgcatatgttccgacgtcaaaatttgaaaaaaaatttagaattttcgtatttttcgaaagcattgtgttgatattttcaaaacactatattgacattttcaaagcattgtgttgatattttcaaaacactatattgacattttcatccaaaaccctaatttggcgttttttttaatttttttcgatttaattaataaaaacgcaaattacacgtggcaaattgtagaccacacgttttttaaaatcatgtggccttgaattagttgtagttagcaattaaatgatgagttagtaattgatcactccccgtgtctattatatatagaatatgcataaactttccatataataaaatggtgTACATTTATTATAGAGTttccatattttataaatctagttggaatatatatttccatttgtcaaaaaatttatggATGTGACATACCAAATAGGATTGCCACCTTGATATTCCTTGACTAGgtaattttttctctataatatACTCTTTCTcacaatttcattaaattatacaatattGACAAAACACAAATATGAACAACGATGAGTTGTTGGAGATACTCATGCGTCTTCCTATACAATCCCTCTTCAGAGTTAGAGCTGTTTGCAAATTATGGTGTTACATCATTGATTCTCCACACTTTATTAAACTGCACACGTTGCGACGTAACAACAACAAAGATGAGAAGGTATATCTACGGTTTACTTTCGAAATCGATGATGGTCATACACTTGTTAGGAAGAAAGTATCAATAAATTTGCTAGACAACGGGAGGCCGTCATTAAAGTCGCATGACTTTCTTCCTCAGCTGCCTAGGCCTAAGAGTGTCCGGGGCGGTTAAGGGTTTAGTATGCCTAAGTTCTCCTCTAGGTACGGTAGACATTGCAATATGCTATCCTTTTCTATGTCAATTTAAGATTTTACCACTTTATCCTTACTTTTTTAGTCACTACCATAACTCTCATGGACGGTTGCTATGTTGTGACTACTTTGTGGGACTGGGTTTCGACGAAGATTACAACAAAGTGGTGCAGCTGTTGCAGTGCTCCAAGCATTGTAGTTTGCATGCGAATATGTATTCGGCAAGGACCAATTCTTGGAGTGAATTGGATATTGATCAAGATTTGTTCATCGTCAAACCCATAAAATCATTGTCCAAGAATGGGTCATTTGCGCATTGGAAAGGTTTCACAAGGAGACGCGATAAGGAGATTATACTGAGCTTTGACATGAAGAATGAAGTGTTTCGAACAATGACAATATCACTAACCGGTGATGAAGTAGTTGATAACTCGCTTAAGATTTTTGCGATTCTTGGAAAGGATGAGTACTCTTTTGTTATCCTTGTTTTAAAGGGTTGGATGTTGAAGGTCTATGAGTCGAGCGGTGAAGGAAGTGAGCTTGTTTGGAATAATGTCAATAATGTGAAACTATATTCTTTTTGGAGGCTCAATATTGAGAGGAGTGATGATATTCCAATTTGGGGGAATGATGATTGTGTGGTTCTAAGAGGTCGTAAAGCGGGTGAAGTGATTTTGTATGATTACCGTGCTCGGAAGTTCATCAGACGTTTCAAGATAGGTTGTATCTCGGTCTCTGACGAAGATATCATTGAGTATGTAGAAAGTTTAGTTTCACCTTTGAAGTAGTATTAGTGATTTAGGGATATCAATCTTGCAATTATCTTCTTGTATATTTTGTAGTAATAGTATTTGGAATTTAGATCACTAATCCTATTCTTCTCTATctaatatatgtttattttggtTTCCATCTACCAATATGTGATATTCTTAGCATGAGGATCTTTCCACATAACATGACATAGTGTCGTTTCTGCGGGAGATCTCCGTTGGTCGGGCAGCCCTTACTCTGCTAGGAGGTGGTCCACCTTCCACATCCCAtacaattaaaagaaaaaataaaaatttattgcaTTTCAGTCCAGTATGCTGTATGCGATGCATCTAAACcgcaatttttatttgtaaatctAACTAAATGttacaataattataaatatttaaatgaaaaggtatccaatataaataagtctattatataaaagtttatttttaacgNNNNNNNNNNNNNNNNNNNNNNNNNNNNNNNNNNNNNNNNNNNNNNNNNNNNNNNNNNNNNNNNNNNNNNNNNNNNNNNNNNNNNNNNNNNNNNNNNNNNNNNNNNNNNNNNNNNNNNNNNNNNNNNNNNNNNNNNNNNNNNNNNNNNNNNNNNNNNNNNNNNNNNNNNNNNNNNNNNNNNNNNNNNNNNNNNNNNNNNNNNNNNNNNNNNNNNNNNNNNNNNNNNNNNNNNNNNNNNNNNNNNNNNNNNNNNNNNNNNNNNNNNNNNNNNNNNNNNNNNNNNNNNNNNNNNNNNNNNNNNNNNNNNNNNNNNNNNNNNNNNNNNNNNNNNNNNNNNNNNNNNNNNNNNNNNNNNNNNNNNNNNNNNNNNNNNNNNNNNNNNNNNNNNNNNNNNNNNNNNNNNNNNNNNNNNNNNNNNNNNNNNNNNNNNNNNNNNNNNNNNNNNNNNNNNNNNNNNNNNNNNNNNNNNNNNNNNNNNNNNNNNNNNNNNNNNNNNNNNNNNNNNNNNNNNNNNNNNNNNNNNNNNNNNNNNNNNNNNNNNNNNNNNNNNNNNNNNNNNNNNNNNNNNNNNNNNNNNNNNNNNNNNNNNNNNNNNNNNNNNNNNNNNNNNNNNNNNNNNNNNNNNNNNNNNNNNNNNNNNNNNNNNNNNNNNNNNNNNNNNNNNNNNNNNNNNNNNNNNNNNNNNNNNNNNNNNNNNNNNNNNNNNNNNNNNNNNNNNNNNNNNNNNNNNNNNNNNNNNNNNNNNNNNNNNNNNNNNNNNNNNNNNNNNNNNNNNNNNNNNNNNNNNNNNNNNNNNNNNNNNNNNNNNNNNNNNNNNNNNNNNNNNNNNNNNNNNNNNNNNNNNNNNNNNNNNNNNNNNNNNNNNNNNNNNNNNNNNNNNNNNNNNNNNNNNNNNNNNNNNNNNNNNNNNNNNNNNNNNNNNNNNNNNNNNNNNNNNNNNNNNNNNNNNNNNNNNNNNNNNNNNNNNNNNNNNNNNNNNNNNNNNNNNNNNNNNNNNNNNNNNNNNNNNNNNNNNNNNNNNNNNNNNNNNNNNNNNNNNNNNNNNNNNNNNNNNNNNNNNNNNNNNNNNNNNNNNNNNNNNNNNNNNNNNNNNNNNNNNNNNNNNNNNNNNNNNNNNNNNNNNNNNNNNNNNNNNNNNNNNNNNNNNNNNNNNNNNNNNNNNNNNNNNNNNNNNNNNNNNNNNNNNNNNNNNNNNNNNNNNNNNNNNNNNNNNNNNNNNNNNNNNNNNNNNNNNNNNNNNNNNNNNNNNNNNNNNNNNNNNNNNNNNNNNNNNNNNNNNNNNNNNNNNNNNNNNNNNNNNNNNNNNNNNNNNNNNNNNNNNNNNNNNNNNNNNNNNNNNNNNNNNNNNNNNNNNNNNNNNNNNNNNNNNNNNNNNNNNNNNNNNNNNNNNNNNNNNNNNNNNNNNNNNNNNNNNNNNNNNNNNNNNNNNNNNNNNNNNNNNNNNNNNNNNNNNNNNNNNNNNNNNNNGGAATGAAGATAGAATCAGCCACTTGCCTACTGATCTTCTCATATCTATAATCTCTCGACTCACCTTCGTAGAAGCTACTACTACTTCCATACTTTCAACTCGTTGGCGGCATCTCCATCGCTATGTCACTCGTTTCAGTTTACCAATATATTTACCTAGGGTTTATACGGACGATTGGTACTATGCATTTACTGTCACACGGGTCTTGCGTTTACACAGTGGGATGGAGGGCATGCACTTGATTAACAGAGAATTCATACTGTTTTGTATATCTTTTGTTCAATagaatatttacatattttctcactttttGGAGACGGCAgacaacaaaaatatgtatatttatattgcatacgcatatataaaacaaaaaaaatttgtatatattccTTATAACTGCCGTGGAGGAGagagtgtatatatattgggTACCTTGCagaagtggagagagtaacaTCTATTTTGAATCCCTTACAAAAATGTTGTGGAGGAGAGCACAAGAGGGTGGAGGCAGGTTCGaatgatttatataaattgtgattgtgaataaaaatgtGAAGGTTAATTTTGTCAATTAACAAATGGTggaagagaaataataataaaaatgaagaaaaaaaggataaaaaataaaaaattcctCAACTGAGAAATACGCATGCCTCTCATATGACGAAGTGTCAGcaaaattaatgtcaaattACGAAAGGTCAGTGAATATAACCTCTTTTTCCGAAATCTCTTGTTTTGgaaatattactattacaaATCTATTGAATTGCAGACAACCATACCAATTTTCCATTTGTGCGAACGGCCCAAGCATCCATCTCAACAACCAAGGTAAGAGGAAGAGGAAACAACACACTAATAAGCCATCAACCTAAGATGAATTACTCCTTGTTGATTGGAATTGGTAAATTCAGAAGTCGTACCTTGATCTAAATCACGGGGGTTTGCGAAAATCTTCCAGAACCCCATTGTACGTCGTTCTAGTGAAGAAAACGGGCCAATTCTAGACCCTATCGTGGAtttctatctttttcgattGTGAGCAATTTTTTCActtaaaaaggagaaaaatgcATTTCaaactctttttctctctcattcaTCTCTGTAGCTCACAATATCTCGGATAGAATTgtgtgtattaaaaatatgcaatCATCGTCGACCACCAGTGGGGATCACCAGATTAGCTATTAGACTAGGAGATCTAATGGTTAAAATAATGCCAAGTGGATTACAAACAAGACATATCAACCATCGTCCTtcattaaaagttaaaaaaaaaactctctattTGAAAATCTAAGGTATACATGTCCTAACCGAATCAAATGATTTACATCAAGAATTGAATTCATGCACACTACAAGCCTCTAATCCTGAACTCTTACTTCCCTCAACACCTTTGCACAGCATCCTCCGGCAGAACAGGGTTGATGTAGCATCCAGTTCCGAGCTCAAATCCTCCCACCACCGTTAGATGAAGAACTTTCTGAGTCGACTCTGTTCGAAGAGGAGCACTGTGTATCACCATATTATTTCAACTGCAAACTCATCTTCCCCAGCATAAGCTTCAACACACCACCAAGATCATTTGTCTGTCATACATCAGCCATCCTCTTAACAAACAAGTAACTAAAACTA is a window from the Salvia hispanica cultivar TCC Black 2014 chromosome 1, UniMelb_Shisp_WGS_1.0, whole genome shotgun sequence genome containing:
- the LOC125224215 gene encoding uncharacterized protein LOC125224215; this translates as MYSARTNSWSELDIDQDLFIVKPIKSLSKNGSFAHWKGFTRRRDKEIILSFDMKNEVFRTMTISLTGDEVVDNSLKIFAILGKDEYSFVILVLKGWMLKVYESSGEGSELVWNNVNNVKLYSFWRLNIERSDDIPIWGNDDCVVLRGRKAGEVILYDYRARKFIRRFKIGCISVSDEDIIEYVESLVSPLK
- the LOC125224208 gene encoding putative F-box/kelch-repeat protein At1g12870 — its product is MNIDVVFEILLHLPVRSLLRFIGVHKSWYYIINSPQFRKLHTLRRNNNKDEEVYLCFTPYFITGRTQVSLNLLDNGKLLMWYYFQHNDEGSKDVSVSRAVKGLVCMSSRYALDITICNPFLGQLRTLPLSSYATTHSRYIYDHHVGLGFHEDYKVVWLHPCWEHSCLHVNLYSARTNSWRELNCDQDLIIEKPIKSVCKNGSFAHWEGRNRSGEKIILSFDMKNEVFRTITISRLGDHVLDNYFWLHKVLVILAKDECSFVILVVDKYKLNVYESSGEGSELIWNNVNNVDLYSFWKCDFRGSDEIPFWRNDNCVIIRGRTSREVLLYDYRARKFIRQFMMLGSLATGDDIIEYEGSLISP